Proteins from one Camelina sativa cultivar DH55 chromosome 8, Cs, whole genome shotgun sequence genomic window:
- the LOC104707484 gene encoding putative F-box protein At3g23950 — MNIPEVVFVILVRLPLKSIARFRSVCKEWKDLIDSDFFRDHFMSRHSSSSISWSIIQMQPHKLTLEIVGHHGCKTWGLARSPGSFMSFFVERAINKIQVLACTDGLVLVYLEAADDTPMYYVGNPLFQEWFRVPLPPFLSLEDLERLRLQEHFSDTRLVTKMRSGIVVSYKVVLVINHYRTQVGFVIYSSDTGKWEHQNVTCPLHHRWLGHRKSIALNGILHWFSSLISSFMVYDFYGGNVDDGCRIISFPDSGKEDLLRRFRRTFTTSEGSIVYYNEYRENENRTLRVWRLVKYTDGPEEAWQLLWEVSLDSMIELLGINYFPVVMHPLNSEIIYLWCMDKEGMVLFNLRTLAFSLHKENEDDSKCMDGCVLSFNRCREYMENISDYFFPWFNCVPNNLLFSQYVLPRWLHRLPRPLPT, encoded by the coding sequence atGAATATTCCTGAAGTGGTGTTTGTTATCTTGGTGCGACTACCGCTGAAAAGCATTGCAAGATTCAGATCAGTGTGCAAAGAATGGAAAGATTTGATCGATTCAGACTTCTTCCGAGATCACTTCATGTCTCGccactcatcttcttcaatctcgtGGTCAATCATTCAGATGCAACCTCACAAGCTGACACTTGAAATCGTGGGTCATCATGGATGCAAAACATGGGGACTTGCTCGTTCTCCGGGATCTTTCATGAGTTTCTTTGTCGAGAGAGCAATCAATAAGATACAAGTCTTGGCTTGCACCGATGGATTGGTCTTGGTTTACTTAGAAGCTGCCGATGATACTCCTATGTATTACGTTGGAAACCCTTTGTTTCAAGAGTGGTTTCGAGTCCCTCTCCCTCCTTTCCTCTCTTTGGAAGATCTTGAGAGATTACGGCTGCAGGAGCATTTCAGCGACACTAGATTGGTTACGAAGATGCGGAGTGGTATCGTTGTGAGTTACAAGGTAGTGTTGGTGATTAATCACTATCGTACTCAAGTCGGTTTTGTGATTTACTCATCTGACACAGGGAAGTGGGAACATCAAAACGTGACTTGTCCTCTTCATCATCGCTGGTTAGGTCACCGCAAGTCGATTGCTTTGAATGGGATACTTCACTGGTTTTCAAGCctcatctcttcttttatgGTCTATGATTTCTATGGAGGTAATGTTGATGATGGGTGTCGTATCATATCTTTCCCCGATAGTGGAAAAGAGGATCTGTTGCGGCGTTTTAGGAGAACCTTTACAACCTCGGAAGGGTCGATTGTGTATTACAACGAGTACCGTGAAAATGAAAACCGCACTTTACGGGTTTGGAGGCTGGTCAAGTACACTGATGGTCCTGAGGAGGCGTGGCAGCTCTTATGGGAAGTCAGCTTGGATTCTATGATCGAGTTGTTAGGTATCAATTATTTCCCGGTGGTGATGCATCCTTTGAACTCTGAGATCATCTACCTGTGGTGCATGGACAAGGAAGGTATGGTCTTGTTTAACTTGAGGACATTAGCGTTTAGTCTTCACAAGGAAAACGAAGACGATAGCAAGTGTATGGATGGTTGCGTCTTGAGTTTTAACAGGTGTAGAGAGTATATGGAGAACATAAGTGACTACTTTTTCCCATGGTTTAACTGTGTTCCTAACAATCTCCTCTTTTCACAGTATGTTCTCCCTCGTTGGTTGCACAGGCTCCCTCGTCCTCTACCTACTTAG
- the LOC104707488 gene encoding protein FIZZY-RELATED 1 has protein sequence MEEDESTPEKKIDSQLNLPPSMNRPTVSLESRINRLIDSNHYHSPSKPIYSDRFIPSRSGSNFALFDLASSSPKKKDGKEDGAGSYASLLKTALFGPVTPDKSDVVNGFSPSRNIFRFKTETQRSLDLYSPFGSDEAPGVSPSPVKSPRKIPRSPYKVLDAPALQDDFYLNLVDWSAHNVLAVGLGNCVYLWNACSSKVTKLCDLGVDDSVCSVGWSLRGTHLAIGTSSGTVQIWDAVRCKSIRTMEGHRLRVGALAWSSSLLSSGSRDKSILQRDIRSQEDHVSKLKGHKSEVCGLKWSFDNRELASGGNDNKLFVWNQHSTQPVLKYCEHAAAVKAIAWSPHVHGLLASGGGTADRCIRFWNTATNTHLSCVDTNSQVCNLMWSKNVNELVSTHGYSQNQIVVWKYPTMSKLATLTGHTFRVLYLAASPDGQTIVTGAGDETLRFWNVFPSPKSQNRESEIGASSFGRTTIR, from the exons tagattctCAGCTGAATCTTCCACCGTCGATGAATCGACCGACGGTCTCACTCGAGTCTCGAATCAACCGTTTAATCGATTCAAACCATTACCACTCTCCTTCGAAGCCTATTTACTCAGATAGGTTTATCCCCAGTAGATCTGGTTCCAATTTCGCTCTTTTCGATCTCGCATCTTCTTCgccgaagaagaaggatgggaaagAAGACGGGGCTGGTTCATACGCGAGTCTTTTGAAAACGGCGCTTTTTGGTCCGGTGACGCCGGATAAAAGCGATGTTGTTAATGGGTTTTCTCCGTCGCGGAATATTTTTAGGTTTAAGACGGAGACGCAGAGGTCTTTAGATTTGTATTCGCCTTTTGGTTCTGATGAGGCTCCTGGTGTTAGCCCTAGTCCTGTTAAGTCGCCGAGGAAGATTCCTAGGTCTCCTTATAAG gtATTGGATGCGCCGGCTCTACAAGATGATTTTTACTTGAATCTCGTAGATTGGTCCGCACATAATGTTCTTGCAGTAGGATTAGGGAACTGCGTGTACTTGTGGAATGCTTGTAGTAGcaag GTAACTAAGTTATGCGATCTTGGGGTCGATGACAGTGTTTGCTCTGTGGGTTGGTCACTACGTGGAACACATTTGGCGATTGGAACTAGTAGCGGAACAGTACAG ATCTGGGATGCGGTACGATGCAAGAGCATAAGAACAATGGAAGGTCATCGTCTAAGAGTTGGAGCCTTGGCATGGAGTTCATCACTTCTGTCTTCTGGTAGTAGAGACAAGAGTATACTTCAGAGGGACATAAGGTCTCAAGAAGATCATGTCAGTAAGCTAAAAGGTCACAAATCCGAAGTATGTGGACTCAAATGGTCTTTTGACAATCGCGAGTTAGCATCAGGCGGAAATGACAATAAG CTTTTTGTATGGAACCAACATTCAACACAACCGGTTTTGAAATACTGTGAACATGCCGCAGCAGTGAAAGCCATTGCCTGGTCACCACATGTTCACGGGCTTCTTGCTTCCGGTGGCGGCACTGCTGATAGATGTATTCGTTTCTGGAACACAGCGACAAACACTCATTTAAGTTGCGTAGACACCAACAGTCAG GTGTGTAATCTGATGTGGTCTAAgaacgtgaatgaacttgtgaGCACACACGGATATTCCCAGAACCAAATCGTCGTTTGGAAATATCCAACCATGTCTAAA TTGGCAACTCTCACTGGTCACACGTTCCGCGTTCTGTACCTTGCAGCCTCACCCGATGGACAG ACGATTGTGACAGGAGCAGGAGATGAAACCCTTAGATTCTGGAATGTCTTCCCTTCCCCGAAATCTCAG AACAGGGAAAGCGAAATCGGGGCATCATCTTTTGGTAGAACAACAATCCGGTGA
- the LOC104707485 gene encoding protein STAY-GREEN 2, chloroplastic-like produces MCSLATNLLLPSTMKPAFPQRQSSTSSLRVTTRRSKMNNRSIVPVARLFGPAIFEASKLKVLFLGVDEKKHPAKLPRTYTLTHSDITAKLTLAISQSINNSQLQGWANRLFRDEVVAEWKKVKGKMSLHVHCHISGGHFLLNLIAKLRYYIFCQELPVVLKAFVHGDGNLLTSYPELQESPVWVYFHSNIPEYNKVECWGPLWEATSQNQHDGNRTRKKSETLPELPCPDECKCCFPSVSTIPWSHRHYQHSKSVADENLADGMLGNFGPNAENSK; encoded by the exons ATGTGTAGTTTGGCGACAAATCTTTTACTACCATCGACGATGAAACCAGCTTTTCCACAGAGACAGAGCAGTACTAGCTCACTCCGTGTTACCACTAGAAGATCCAAGATGAATAACAGATCTATTGTTCCT GTCGCAAGATTGTTTGGACCGGCGATTTTTGAAGCCTCCAAATTGAAAGTATTATTCTTAGGAGTTGATGAGAAGAAGCATCCAGCTAAGCTCCCAAGAACTTACACTCTAACTCACAGTGACATAACCGCTAAATTAACTTTAGCTATATCTCAATCCATCAACAATTCTCAG TTGCAAGGATGGGCAAATAGGTTGTTCCGGGACGAAGTTGTGGCCGagtggaagaaagtgaaaggTAAAATGTCGCTTCACGTTCATTGCCATATTAGCGGAGGCCACTTCCTCTTGAATCTCATCGCGAAGCTTCGGTACTACATCTTTTGTCAAGAATTACCGGTG GTATTGAAAGCTTTTGTCCACGGAGATGGGAACTTGCTAACAAGCTACCCCGAGCTACAAGAATCTCCTGTTTGGGTTTATTTTCATTCTAACATCCCGGAGTACAACAAGGTCGAATGTTGGGGCCCGCTTTGGGAGGCGACGTCACAGAACCAGCATGACGGAAATAGAACCCGTAAAAAGAGTGAAACTCTACCGGAGCTACCTTGTCCTGATGAGTGCAAATGTTGCTTTCCGAGTGTTAGCACGATCCCGTGGTCTCATCGTCATTATCAACATAGCAAATCTGTAGCGGATGAGAATCTCGCGGATGGCATGTTGGGAAATTTTGGACCTAACGCTGAGAACTCAAAATGA
- the LOC104707486 gene encoding protein STAY-GREEN 1, chloroplastic produces the protein MCSLMTNLFLPANLKQDFSDKERSSSIPSTTRSTKTKKQSMFPVARLFGQAVFEASKLNVVFLGVDEKKHPSKLPRTYTLTHSDISSNLTLAISQSINNSQLQGWTNKLYRDEVVAEWRKVKSKMSLHVHCHISGDHFLLDLTAKLRYFIFCKELPMVLNAFVYGDENMLNNYPELHEACVWVYFHSNIPEFNKVECWGPLCEATSRGDCKTEACEVLPEPPCLDECSCCFPMDSTISWSSHSHGSQGHEEDEDVATAGENLVTEYTYNRSKRE, from the exons atgtGTAGCCTTATGACAAACTTGTTTCTCCCAGCAAATTTGAAACAAGATTTTTCGGACAAAGAGAGAAGCAGCTCAATCCCTTCAACCACTAGAAGTACCAAGACGAAGAAGCAATCTATGTTTCCT GTTGCAAGATTGTTCGGACAGGCGGTTTTCGAAGCTTCTAAACTGAATGTCGTGTTCTTAGGAGTTGATGAGAAGAAGCATCCCTCAAAGCTCCCAAGAACTTACACTCTCACTCACAGTGACATCAGCTCGAACTTAACTTTGGCTATCTCTCAATCTATCAATAATTCTCAG TTGCAAGGATGGACAAACAAATTGTACCGGGACGAAGTGGTTGCCGAGTGGAGGAAGGTGAAAAGTAAAATGTCTCTTCACGTTCATTGTCACATTAGCGGCGATCATTTTCTTTTGGACCTCACTGCAAAACTTCGTTACTTCATATTTTGCAAGGAATTACCAatg GTGTTAAACGCTTTTGTCTATGGAGATGAAAACATGTTAAACAATTACCCTGAGCTGCATGAAGCTTGTGTTTGGGTTTATTTCCATTCAAACATCCCCGAGTTCAACAAAGTCGAATGTTGGGGTCCGCTATGTGAGGCTACCTCGCGCGGTGATTGTAAGACTGAGGCGTGTGAAGTCCTACCGGAACCTCCTTGTCTTGATGAGTGCAGCTGTTGCTTTCCGATGGACAGCACGATCTCGTGGTCTTCTCACTCTCATGGCAGCCAAGGTcatgaagaggatgaagatgtAGCTACGGCCGGAGAGAATCTTGTGACTGAGTACACGTATAATCGTAGTAAAAGAGAATAG